From the Malassezia vespertilionis chromosome 5, complete sequence genome, the window accgcgccgtggaATGTACCGCATTGTTGTATTCAATCTGCCAGAGGGTACAAGCTGGCAGGATTTGAAGGACATCGGCCGCGAATACGGCTCGATCACCTTCTCTAACATCAACCGCTCGCGTCCTGACGAGGGTGTCATCGAGTACGACAACCGCGAGGACTACGAGCTGGCGCTGTCCAAGATTGAGGGCACAGAGCTGGGCGGCTCGCGTTTGCGTGTCGAGCCCGAGGGCGAGGTACCGCCGCCGTCGATGGATaggcgcgagcgcagcccCGGTCCCGAAAGGCGCCACCGCGACGACGGCTATCCTCCGCGCGACGGTGACCGCTGGCGTAACGAGCGCCCCCCTAGGCGCGACTACCGCGACGAACgcccgccgccgcccatgcgcgAGGACGAACGGGAGCCGCCACCTCCGCGCGaggacgagcgcgagctgctcccTTCCCGTGaggacgagcgcgagccgCTTCCTATTCGCGAGGATGAGCATGAAGACGACGCCCCTGCtgagcgtgccgagccgccgagcgccccCGAGTTCGAGGAGCCGGtcgacgacgcgcctgctTCGTAGTGACCGGTAGCATGCTAGAATCACGTGATAGTGCAGCCTTCCcccggcgctgcgacgcgtcTTGCCATGGACCGCAACAGGAGCGGGCGCGGGACGCCATTGTATGGTGCACCTATGGCATttgcgcctgtgcagcacaCGATGCAGCGGCCGCTGAACGCGTGTGCTACTTCAGGTGCGCGCGTCCCCAACACGGGCAACTGGATTCTTGGcacatccagcgcgccgttccTGCCGCAAGAACGGATAGCGACAGCGCAGGCAATGTACACGACATACCCTAGCCAAATGCGTGCAGGCACAACGATGTTGATGCAGCCGATTCAACGCGCAGGCGTGGACCAcgatgcggagcgcgagcgcgaaaaTGGGCTGCGGAATCGGTACCATTCGGCCGTATACTACGgcgaggacgaggacgaggacgaggacgatTACGAAGAAGACGAAGAAGACGAAGAATACGGTGCTTCTCAGCggaagcggcggcgtgggACACGGAGCGAGTCGCACGCTACTGCCAGTCCcgacgcgcacgcgcgcggcgacgtaGAAGCCGAAGCAGAGTTGCGGCTGCCAGGCAGCCAGCTGGGCGTGCCCGTGCCGAGCAACCAGCTCGTGGTGCGCACCGCAAAGCCGACCGTGCACTCGTATTTTTCCGGCGCGCaacttgcgcagcaagctgcTGGCGTCGAGATGTTAGTGCCTATCCGCATCGAGTTCCACACGGAAACGCACAGAATCAAGGATGTGTTTATGTGGAACATTTACGAGCGGCTCATCACGCCGTACCAATTTGCACAGATATTCTTGCAGGATCTGGacttgccgctgcacccGTACGCAGTCCAGATCGAGAGCCTGATTATCCAGCAGCTCACAGACGCAATGCAGACGTTCGACGTGGACGGCAACGAGGATGGCCTCGCGCGGATCATTGATATGAagacgagctcgcgcgaACGCAGGCgtgccgaggccgaggctgaggcgcagcgcaaacgctTTGTTCCGCAGCATGTAGGGAACTCCGACGCGCCGATAAGGCGCGGCCGTGGGCGTCCGCGCAAATACCCACAGTCTGGCATGGAACAGCTGCCGGCCAGCGCTGTGGACGGGCTTGAGC encodes:
- a CDS encoding uncharacterized protein (COG:A; EggNog:ENOG503P00P), whose protein sequence is MDGPTRLYVGHLPPDVHRDDLGDFFCRVGRVIDVRVLSGFGFVEFENPRDADAAVQDFDGASFMGERLMVQFAKQPQRRDRDRDDGFRSRDRDRDRDSFGPPRARSDRPPRNAPRRGMYRIVVFNLPEGTSWQDLKDIGREYGSITFSNINRSRPDEGVIEYDNREDYELALSKIEGTELGGSRLRVEPEGEVPPPSMDRRERSPGPERRHRDDGYPPRDGDRWRNERPPRRDYRDERPPPPMREDEREPPPPREDERELLPSREDEREPLPIREDEHEDDAPAERAEPPSAPEFEEPVDDAPAS